The following coding sequences lie in one Cloeon dipterum chromosome 1, ieCloDipt1.1, whole genome shotgun sequence genomic window:
- the LOC135934482 gene encoding ATP-binding cassette sub-family A member 7-like isoform X4 produces the protein MNFLRQVQLILWKNWVLRKRQKVRCLVELIWPLILFSILMWVRTRGLKSYIHECHFEEKAMPSAGLFPFFQSFLCTVNNTCHRTVQPRPGDNLRNLNTTLLEKLFDNFESILASNVGPNEKTNIETATKDLMDLSLLVQSIAAREKNVEGSIVLQNFLQNPREFKSMLRKEKVNLSEPVIDSLISSKLVPQNITLGQLAALRNDPRALVCDPSTLGNILTWGPYKASPDDVSRELCSLPMSNITFIARSFEQSAEANKVFSELWKFTELNLGRELSWSDWRQLQTLSSRLVDNVRKLDSFQETLNEVGAIGKKYLPTEEQIDEYKNSRVANFSSLNPSMLTSMAIVQKLLCGPEATSILDQIAAGGGESTRWEERQTLFMQMFDELKDQLKNSESQYEEYINDTDASPECNNFFKSLERNSVTRFLWNQVKPFVRGKILFAPDEPAVIRVVEGVNASFALIEKIVEATTLLTDTVIPKLRDSLVNQTISLQLIQDSWPKLFDLLKKSAPDNLVGELENLNELSTRFLASDNTELRETALATIEELQINITTLLECVDLNKIEMYPNEEEAVKRGMELLEHNKLWAVVSFLDLPDSNGTLEKLPPFISYKIRMDSSRIDSTKRVEDILRRPGPRRRPGIDLKYITYGFAYLQDMLDASLIKEQTKRIRTPGIFLQQFPYPCHLIDRFVLAISRTFPLFMTLSWVYTSAMIVKSIVYEKERRLKETMRVMGLGNGVHWIGWFIDSFTPMLLTTVLLTIILVYGKILENSDPSLIFVFLLTYAIATISKCFLISTLFSKANLAAAAGGIIFFIMYLPYAFTVLWEETMSGVVKTLVCLISNVAFGYGCSYLSFFEETGIGAHWYNYDKSPLLNDSMNLSTCMQMLLLDAVIYAVFTWYLEAVFPGEYGVPKRWYFFVQKSYWCGKDLTVDDVPTGSTPATENLNDSRDSGNLEEEPAGLQVGVALQNLGKTYSNGKIALNNLNLNFYQNQITAFLGHNGAGKTTTISILTGLFPPSNGTAKINGFDIRTDMDSIRGSLGTCPQHNVLFDYLTVEEHLWFYARIKGKESAEVTAEAEKMIIDLGLPHKKHEMSKNLSGGMQRKLSIAVAFVGGSKTVILDEPTSGVDPFSRRSIWEMLVKYKQNRTVILTTHFMDEADLLADRIAIISGGNLQCCGSSLFLKARFGSGFYLTVERLTNPSRNATGEIAVNGSLQQNGQTENSEATNQINKVTELVQKCVSSSELLEAVGQELVYSLPFTMGERQGALPILQALLDSLDNHGQAIGINSYGISDTSLEEIFLKIAHDGEYSANERLMNGNALENSSLVTGTFPKTNLLNGNTSAAVNGPLRFLKSDTRAATDDPGNLENGDAASVDSDYWDTKSGRRKLRWRQFMALQTKRFHHTRRNPKALFCEIVLPAVFVCLAFVFTMILPGLQEEPPLELHPWMYTEPNNIFLDVHSPSNAWVEKYKNQILGPYGIGTRCAGDSTYQCTKPSEMFNYPKKDIPDESPSCSCERGTQVCPADAGGPPPQKIKIATGDLFYDLSERNVSDWLVKTEKQFYKIRYGGFSLGVYNPFSMINISYILDRISRLDRASNLGQTRIDDYETIASNLTARAKQEDIFDNIRVWWNNKGWPMSVSYMNAINNVVLRASLPEVEDPKMYGIRAINHPMNFTPSQLSQEMIKQSSISLLHAIAVIFAMSFVPASFVVTLIEERATKAKHLQFVSGVDAAIYWISAFFWDMMSYLVSATLCIAIFLIFNEKAYVSSENLPGLVLLLFFYGWSSIPLMYPASFVAKVSSTAFVFLACWNLFVGIVTTVAVFVLEIFDDEELQFIGSILKEVFLVFPHFCLGQGLMKMATNHLISQQFASFGLELNKNVFEWEFLGKNLLAMIVEGFIFFAFTLAIEFGLLDPVWQWILAKLNRTAKLDERTLSDIHNDEEDVAAERHRVTSSRNEDHVLALSNLTKVYKTGGRPAVNKLCFGVKPAECFGLLGLNGAGKTSTFKMLTGDTKPSFGDAFVCGHSIKSEIRLVRRKLGYCPQFDALDPLLTAREHLELYSKLRGVPSHLLPHAVDEGLSRLGLTQYADKCAGTYSGGNKRKLSTAIALVGNPPLVFLDEPTSGMDPAARRFLWRCILRAVREGRSVVLTSHSMEECQALCSRLTVMVNGKLSCLGSAQHLKSKFGNGYTLVVRCPVDSVEAMETHMKQQLPEAVLSESHHTRLVFQLPSGAHKLSTALGALEVARTKNLLYDYSLSQTTLEEVFLRFANKQNDLIESGDEKTSSLDCSCFKHLIDKKCKFVK, from the exons ATGAACTTTCTCCGGCAAGTTCAGCTAATTCTATGGAAGAATTGGGTTTTGCGAAAGAGGCAAAAG GTACGATGCCTGGTGGAATTGATATGGcccctgattttattttcaattttgatgtgGGTGCGGACAAGAGGCCTCAAGTCGTACATCCATGAGT GCCACTTCGAAGAGAAGGCTATGCCTTCGGCAGgcttatttccatttttccaaaGTTTCCTTTGCACAGTGAACAACACCTGCCACAGAACAGTGCAGCCCAGACCAGGAGACAATCTCCGAAATTTGAATACTACTCT tttggaaaAGCTGTTCGACAATTTTGAGTCGATACTGGCTTCAAATGTTGGACCAAATGAGAAGACAAACATAGAAACGGCTACCAAAGATCTAATGGATTTATCGCTCCTGGTGCAATCTATTGCAGCGCGGGAAAAGAATGTCGaag gttCCATAGTACTGCAGAATTTCCTTCAAAACCCGAGGGAATTCAAATCAATGCTGAGGAAAGAAAAAGTGAACTTGAGCGAACCAGTGATTGATTCGTTGATTTCGTCAAAATTAGTGCCGCAGAACATTACTTTG ggtCAGCTAGCTGCTTTGAGAAATGATCCAAGAGCGTTGGTTTGCGATCCATCGACACTGGGAAACATTTTGACCTGGGGTCCATACAAAGCATCGCCTGATGACGTGTCAAGAGAACTTTGCTCATTGCCGATGTCAAACATCACTTTCATCGCACGGTCTTTTGAGCAAAGTGCCGAAGCAAACAAAGTCTTCAGCGAg CTGTGGAAATTCACCGAACTGAACCTTGGACGAGAGTTAAGCTGGTCTGATTGGCGCCAGCTTCAGACACTATCATCAAGGCTTGTTGACAACGTTCGCAAATTGGACTCTTTCCAGGAGACTTTGAA tgaGGTTGGAGCCATTGGCAAAAAGTATCTGCCCACAGAGGAACAAATCGACGAGTATAAAAACTCCAGAGTTGCTAACTTTTCATCTCTAAACCCATCGATGCTCACGTCAATGGCAATTGTTCAGAAATTGCTGTGTGGTCCTgaggcaacaagcattttggATCAGATTGCTGCGGGCGGAGGAGAAAGCACACGGTGGGAAGAAAGACAAACTCtatttatgcaaat GTTTGATGAACTCAAAGACCAGCTCAAAAATTCAGAGTCTCAATATGAAGAGTATATCAATGACACTGATGCGTCTCCAGagtgcaacaattttttcaagagtCTTGAGAGAAACAGCGTCACCAGATTTCTTTGGAATCAAGTGAAGCCTTTTGTCAG agggaaaatattgtttgcgcCCGACGAGCCAGCTGTAATTCGCGTCGTGGAAGGAGTGAACGCATCATTCGCACTGATTGAGAAAATTGTTGAGGCAACGACCCTTTTGACAGACACAGTAATTCCAAAGCTGAGAGATTCGCTGGTCAACCAAACCATTAGTTTACAGCTGATTCAA gattcctggccaaaattatttgatctcCTCAAAAAGAGTGCACCTGATAATTTAGTTGGTGAACTTGAAAATCTGAATGAGCTATCAACACg CTTTCTGGCATCTGACAACACGGAACTCCGAGAGACTGCACTTGCCACAATCGAAGAGCTTCAAATCAATATTACTACTTTGTTAGAGTGTGTTgacttaaacaaaattgaaatgtacCCCAATGAGGAAGAAGCTGTTAAGAGAGGAATGGAGCTCTTGGAACACAACAAGTTGTGGGCTGTTGTCAGCTTCTTAGATTTGCCTGACAGTAATGGAACACTAGAAAAGTTGCCTCCTTTCATTTCTTACAAAATTAG AATGGACAGCAGCAGAATAGACTCCACCAAACGCGTGGAAGACATCTTGAGGCGTCCAGGACCAAGACGCAGGCCAGGCATAGATCTCAAATACATCACATACGGGTTTGCCTACTTGCAGGACATGCTCGACGCCAGTTTAATCAAAGAGCAAACCAAAAGAATACGCACGCCTGGTATATTCTTGCAGCAGTTTCCCTATCCTTGCCATTTAATCGACAG ATTTGTGCTCGCTATCTCAAGAACGTTTCCACTCTTCATGACCCTCTCTTGGGTCTACACCAGTGCTATGATTGTCAAGAGCATTGTATACGAAAAAGAGCGCAGACTGAAAGAAACAATGCGTGTTATGGGCCTCGGCAACGGTGTCCACTGGATTGGCTGGTTCATCGACAGTTTCACGCCAATGTTGCTGACCACAGTCCTACTGACAATTATTTTGGTG TATGGCAAAATCCTTGAAAATTCCGACCCTTCGCTGATTTTTGTGTTCCTGCTCACTTATGCCATCGCTACAATCAGCAAATGTTTCTTGATCTCAACTCTCTTCTCAAAGGCTAATTTagcagctgctgctggcggTATCATCTTCTTCATCATGTACCTCCCATACGCATTCACCGTTCTCTGGGAAGAAACAATGTCTGGAGTTGTCAAAACCTTAGTC TGCCTCATTTCCAACGTGGCTTTTGGTTACGGCTGCTCTTACCTGTCGTTCTTTGAAGAAACAGGAATAGGCGCTCACTGGTATAATTACGACAAGAGTCCATTGCTGAATGACTCCATGAATCTTTCAACCTGTATGCAAATGTTGCTGCTTGACGCGGTCATATATGCTGTGTTCACTTGGTACCTAGAAGCAGTGTTCCCAG GAGAATATGGTGTACCTAAGCGATGGTATTTCTTCGTTCAAAAATCGTATTGGTGCGGAAAAGACTTAACAGTTGATGATGTGCCTACGGGATCTACGCCGGCCACAGAGAATTTAAATGATAGCA ggGACTCTGGAAACCTTGAAGAAGAGCCTGCTGGCCTTCAAGTGGGAGTTGCACTGCAAAATCTAGGCAAAACTTACAGCAATGGAAAGATAGCGTTGAATAACTTGAACCTTAACTTCTACCAAAACCAAATAACCGCCTTCCTTGGCCACAATGGAGCTGGAAAAACCACTACAAT CTCTATCTTGACTGGACTCTTTCCCCCGTCGAATGgcactgcaaaaataaatggatttgACATAAGGACTGACATGGACAGTATCAGAGGCAGTCTTGGCACGTGTCCTCAGCACAACGTTTTATTTGATTA TTTGACAGTCGAGGAGCACCTTTGGTTTTACGCACGCATCAAAGGAAAGGAAAGCGCAGAAGTGACTGCTGAAGCTGAAAAGATGATCATTGACTTAGGATTACCTCACAAGAAACACGAAATGTCAAAGAATCTGTCAGGAGGTATGCAGCGAAAGCTTTCCATAGCTGTGGCATTTGTCGGTGGATCAAA AACTGTCATATTGGACGAACCAACTTCAGGGGTGGATCCATTTTCACGCCGATCAATTTGGGAGATGTTGGTCAAGTACAAGCAAA ACCGAACAGTGATCCTTACAACCCACTTTATGGATGAGGCTGACCTTCTTGCTGATCGAATCGCTATCATCTCTGGTGGCAACCTTCAGTGCTGTGGATCGAGTCTCTTCCTTAAAGCTAGGTTTGGGTCTGGATTTTACCTGACAGTGGAGAGATTGACGAATCCCAGCAGAAAC GCTACTGGTGAAATTGCAGTCAATGGTTCTCTTCAACAGAACGGCCAAACGGAAAATTCTGAGGCTACCAATCAAATTAACAAAGTCACGGAATTGGTGCAGAAGTGCGTTTCGAGCAGTGAACTCTTAGAGGCTGTCGGACAAGAACTGGTTTATTCGCTGCCATTCACCATGGGAGAAAGACAAGGCGCCCTCCCAATTCTGCAGGCTCTCTTAGATTCTTTGGACAATCACGGACAGGCAATCGGGATCAATTCTTATGGAATATCTGACACGTCATTGGAGGAAATCTTCTTGAAAATCGCTCACGATGGAGAATACAGTGCAAATGAGAGGCTCATGAATG GCAACGCGTTAGAAAACAGCTCTTTGGTGACTGGCACATTTCCAAAAACAAATCTCCTAAACGGAAATACCAGTGCTGCAGTAAATGGACCACTAAGGTTCCTCAAATCTG aCACTAGAGCAGCAACGGACGATCCTGGAAATCTTGAAAATGGTGACGCTGCCAGCGTGGACTCAGATTATTGGGACACAAAATCGGGAAGACGAAAGCTGAGGTGGCGCCAGTTCATGGCTCTGCAGACCAAAAGATTCCACCACACCAGGAGAAATCCAAAAGCATTGTTTTGCGAG ATTGTTTTGCCTGCTGTGTTTGTGTGCCTTGCATTTGTGTTTACCATGATCTTACCTGGATTGCAAGAAGAACCGCCACTTGAACTGCATCCCTGGATGTACACTGAgccaaacaatattttccttgACGTTCACTCTCCCAGTAACGCCTGGGTAGAAAAATACAAGAACCAAATTTTAGGACCCTACGGCATCGGCACCAGATGTGCAGGAGACAG CACATACCAATGCACAAAACCAAGCGAAATGTTTAACTACCCAAAGAAGGACATTCCAGACGAGTCACCAAGCTGCTCGTGCGAAAGAGGAACCCAAGTTTGCCCCGCAGACGCTGGTGGGCCACCACCTCAGAAAATAAAG ATAGCAACTGGTGACCTTTTCTACGACCTCTCAGAGCGAAACGTGTCGGACTGGTTGGTAAAAACTGAGAAACAATTCTATAAAATTCG ATATGGTGGCTTCTCTCTGGGAGTGTACAACCCATTCAGCATGATCAACATCTCTTACATTCTGGACAGAATTAGCAGACTGGACCGAGCCTCCAATCTCGGTCAAACTCGAATAGATGATTATGAAACAATCGCTTCCAATCTCACTGCAAGGGCTAAACAAGAAGACATTTTTGATAACATCAGA GTTTGGTGGAACAATAAGGGCTGGCCAATGTCTGTTTCCTATATGAATGCAATCAACAATGTTGTCCTGAGAGCGTCCTTGCCAGAGGTGGAAGACCCAAAAATGTATGGTATCCGTGCCATTAATCATCCTATGAATTTCACTCCATCGCAACTGTCTCAAGAAATGAT CAAGCAGTCAAGCATCAGCCTGCTGCACGCAATTGCTGTTATTTTCGCCATGAGCTTTGTACCAGCATCCTTTGTGGTGACTTTGATTGAAGAGCGTGCGACAAAAGCCAAGCACTTACAATTTGTTTCTGGAGTCGACGCAGCAATTTACTGGATTAGCGCGTTTTTCTGGGACATG ATGAGCTATCTGGTCTCAGCAACCTTGTGCATCGCCATCTTCCTCATATTTAACGAGAAAGCCTACGTTTCGAGCGAGAACCTTCCCGGCCTTGTGCTGCTCTTGTTCTTTTATGG TTGGTCTAGTATCCCTTTGATGTACCCAGCCAGCTTCGTGGCTAAAGTGTCGAGCACAGCTTTTGTTTTCCTGGCTTGTTGGAATTTGTTTGTCGGTATAGTTACCACGGTGGCTGTTTTTGTTCTGGAAATATTTGATGATGAG GAGCTGCAATTCATCGGGTCTATATTGAAAGAagtttttctcgtttttccCCACTTCTGTCTCGGACAAGGTCTGATGAAAATGGCAACAAACCATTTGATTTCTCAGCAATTTGCTtcatttg GCTTGGAACtgaacaaaaatgtatttgaatGGGAATTTCTCGGCAAAAATTTGCTGGCCATGATCGTTGAAGGATTCATTTTCTTTGCCTTCACACTTGCCATAGAGTTTGGATTGTTAGATCCTGTATGGCAATGGATTCTCGCCAAGTTGAAC AGAACCGCCAAGCTCGACGAACGCACACTTTCGGATATTCATAATGATGAGGAAGATGTCGCAGCTGAACGGCACAGAGTAACATCAAGTAGGAATGAAGACCACGTCTTAGCGTTAAGCAACCTGACAAAG GTCTACAAGACTGGAGGCCGGCCTGCTGTAAACAAATTATGCTTTGGGGTGAAACCTGCTGAGTGTTTTGGACTGCTGGGCCTCAATGGGGCTGGAAAGACTTCTACTTtcaag ATGCTGACTGGCGACACGAAACCATCCTTTGGCGACGCATTTGTATGTGGTCACAGCATTAAAAGTGAGATCCGATTGGTGCGGCGCAAACTTGGCTACTGCCCGCAGTTTGATGCCCTAGACCCGCTCCTAACAGCAAGAGAGCATTTGGAGCTATATTCCAAGTTGAGAGGAGTGCCTAGTCATCTCCTACCgcat GCGGTAGATGAGGGATTGTCTCGCCTGGGTCTGACACAATATGCTGACAAATGTGCTGGCACCTACTCGGGcggaaacaaaagaaaattgtccACCGCCATCGCTCTTGTCGGAAATCCACCTCTCGTTTTCTTG GACGAACCGACGAGCGGAATGGATCCTGCTGCGCGCCGCTTTTTGTGGCGCTGCATCCTGCGCGCTGTGCGCGAGGGCCGCTCAGTTGTCCTCACTTCCCACAGCATGGAAGAGTGCCAGGCGCTTTGCTCAAGACTAACTGTTATGGTCAACGGCAAACTCTCTTGCCTTGGCAGTGCGCAACATCTGAAGAGCAA ATTCGGCAATGGGTACACATTGGTTGTGAGGTGTCCAGTGGATAGTGTTGAGGCAATGGAGACGCACATGAAGCAGCAGTTGCCAGAGGCTGTGCTGAGCGAGAGCCACCACACAAGATTAGTTTTCCAACTGCCGAGTGGTGCACATAAACTGTCAACAGCTCTTGGAGCGCTAGAAGTGGCGAGAACAAAAAACCTTCTCTACGACTACTCCCTGTCGCAAACTACTTTGGAGGAG gTGTTTTTGAGATTTGCCAACAAACAAAATGATCTCATCGAGAGTGGAGACGAGAAAACGTCCTCTCTTGACTGCTCTTGCTTCAAACATTTGATCGACAAGAAat GTAAATTTGTCAAGTAA